From one Humulus lupulus chromosome 8, drHumLupu1.1, whole genome shotgun sequence genomic stretch:
- the LOC133795938 gene encoding protein FAR1-RELATED SEQUENCE 5-like, with product MVDVDTSSNPEWASIIKELNITKTVNELEKMDIVGKYLDSVDKWETFYEIYAKWMGFGKRSDDVKRRNGVVSMRTWVCTREGYRRSEYVDMPNRKKRSRPITRSGCQAALRVVHMKDNDLWMVKEFSHEHNHEIVSVPELQFLKNNHVVSDGLLAQVRSMNSVGIKTSQIMSHIAMQSGGYERMPCQVRDVYNRVAGAIREEKLETNAEGALGFLDFLSVRDPNFFVYHQADTENRLANVFWADGTARIDYRAFGDVIAFDTTYMTNTYNKPLCILMGVNHHFSTFVVTDGDNAMREAIKEILPESTHRLCAWHLSTNASRAGNDPRFTKAFNNLMNSYYNEEVFENKWKELMETYQMEENEWCQLQCKRKRMWAETYLHGHFVVGMRTTQRCESMNFCLKKFLLKRYTLREFVTAIDIAVTKIRHIERENEFTTKHTLPNLPSSDALSIYYDQCAKFYTWEMYYKVESEIKRENAYFISSYEDHANHTIFNVGNFRDGQTRYKVTRTLGTNHFECNFLFYETNDYPCRHIWAMMKSCCVRIIPNSLLLKRWSLHAKSHPENMEISQPIQEESVHCEMSRFGALNSDATMMNFYASKSPQYFNTAKEEISRLTAIFKEGMDIQGVSQGTSTRRSYRENPNIMQEPVRVRTKGQGNPGQ from the exons ATGGTAGACGTTGATACAAGTTCAAATCCTGAGTGGGCTTCGATAATAAAGGAGTTAAATATAACTAAAACAGTTAACGAACTAGAAAAAATGGACATTGTTGGTAAATATCTAGATTCGGTTGATAAATGGGAGACGTTCTATGAAATATATGCAAAGTGGATGGGGTTTGGCAAAAGGTCAGATGACGTGAAGAGAAGAAATGGGGTAGTATCAATGAGAACGTGGGTTTGTACAAGAGAAGGTTATAGACGGAGTGAATATGTGGATATGCCCAATCGCAAAAAACGATCAAGACCAATCACAAGATCTGGATGTCAGGCAGCTCTCAGAGTGGTTCACATGAAAGATAACGACTTATGGATGGTAAAAGAATTCAGCCACGAACATAATCATGAAATAGTATCGGTTCCTGAGTTGCAAttcctcaagaataatcatgtGGTGTCTGATGGTTTGCTTGCACAAGTTCGTTCAATGAACTCAGTCGGGATAAAAACTTCTCAGATTATGTCCCATATTGCTATGCAGTCGGGAGGTTATGAGAGAATGCCATGTCAAGTCAGAGATGTGTACAATAGAGTAGCAGGAGCAATTAGGGAAGAAAAACTAGAAACTAATGCGGAAGGTGCATTAGGATTCTTGGATTTTCTTTCTGTGCGAGATCCAAACTTTTTTGTGTACCACCAAGCTGACACAGAAAACAGACTCGCCAACGTATTCTGGGCTGACGGGACTGCAAGAATTGACTACCGGGCATTCGGGGATGTGATAGCATTTGACACAACGTACATGACCAACACGTACAACAAGCCATTGTGCATTTTGATGGGTGTCAACCACCATTTCTCAactt TCGTGGTCACTGACGGGGATAATGCAATGCGTGAGGCAATAAAAGAAATACTTCCAGAATCCACACATCGATTATGTGCTTGGCATCTAAGCACAAATGCATCTAGGGCTGGTAATGATCCTAGATTCACGAAAGCATTCAATAATTTGATGAACTCATACTACAACGAGGAGGTGTTTGAGAACAAATGGAAAGAGTTGATGGAGACATATCAAATGGAAGAAAACGAATGGTGCCAACTCCAATGCAAAAGAAAGCGAATGTGGGCAGAAACCTACCTCCATGGGCATTTTGTTGTTGGAATGAGAACAACACAGCGCTGCGAGTCAATGAATTTCTGCCTAAAAAAATTCCTTTTGAAGAGATACACCCTACGTGAGTTTGTTACAGCCATTGACATCGCGGTGACAAAAATAAGGCACATCGAAAGAGAAAATGAATTTACAACGAAGCACACGCTCCCCAATCTCCCATCCTCAGATGCtcttagtatttattatgatcaGTGTGCGAAATTCTACACCTGGGAAATGTACTACAAAGTGGAATCGGAAATCAAAAGAGAAAATGCGTATTTCATCAGCAGCTATGAAGATCATGCAAATCACACTATCTTCAATGTTGGAAATTTTCGAGATGGTCAAACGAGATATAAGGTCACTCGTACTCTTGGAACAAACCATTTCGAATGCAATTTCTTATTCTATGAGACCAACGATTACCCATGCAGACATATTTGGGCAATGATGAAGTCATGTTGCGTAAGAATAATCCCAAATTCACTACTCCTCAAACGATGGAGCTTGCATGCAAAATCCCATCCAGAAAACATGGAGATAAGCCAACCTATTCAAGAAGAGTCTGTGCATTGCGAAATGTCAAGATTCGGTGCACTTAATTCAGATGCTACCATGATGAACTTCTACGCGTCTAAGTCACCACAATATTTTAACACAGCAAAGGAGGAAATTTCTCGTCTCACTGCCATTTTCAAGGAAGGTATGGACATCCAAGGAGTGTCACAGGGCACATCCACGAGGAGATCGTACCGAGAAAATCCAAACATAATGCAAGAACCAGTTAGAGTCAGAACAAAAGGTCAAGGAAATCCAGGGCAATGA
- the LOC133798305 gene encoding glycosylinositol phosphorylceramide mannosyl transferase 1: MRGGLLNRRMVQRLRQVAISTVGSLKIKLVLCCCIGLSLIAVASRVPGFLGWTGHSVSMPPISDSRKGYAIVMNTWKRYDLLKQSISHYTTCSGLDSIHIVWSEPDPPSDSLKKFLNHIVESNARDGRLVELKFDINKEDSLNNRFKEITDLKTDAIFSIDDDVIFPCSSVEFAFSVWQSAQDTMVGYVPRIHWVDSTKGNLGHYIYGGWWSVWWTGSYSMVLSKAAFFHKKYLSLYTNEMPASIRNYITKNRNCEDIAMSFLVANATGAPPIWVKGKIFEIGSTGISSLGGHSEKRTECVNRFVAEFGRMPLVSTTVKAVDSRKIWFW, translated from the exons ATGAGAGGCGGCTTGCTTAACCGTCGGATGGTGCAGAGGCTCCGGCAGGTTGCGATCTCAACCGTGGGATCATTGAAGATCAAGCTGGTCTTGTGTTGTTGTATCGGGTTGTCGCTCATCGCGGTGGCGAGCCGTGTACCGGGCTTCTTGGGATGGACCGGCCATAGTGTCTCTATGCCTCCGATCTCTGATTCACG GAAAGGGTATGCCATTGTAATGAATACATGGAAAAGATATGATCTTTTGAAGCAGTCAATTTCTCACTACACAACCTGTTCTGGGCTTGATTCAATACATATCGTATGGAGTGAGCCTGACCCTCCATCAGATTCTCTTAAAAAGTTTTTAAATCACATTGTAGAGTCCAATGCTAGAGACGGGCGACTTGTTGAATTGAAATTTGATATCAATAAGGAAGACAGTTTGAACAATAGATTCAAAGAAATTACTGATTTGAAAACGGATGCTATTTTTTCGATTGACGATGATGTTATATTTCCTTGCTCTTCAGTCGAGTTTGCTTTTAGCGTTTGGCAAAGTGCACAAGATACAATGGTGGGATATGTACCCCGCATTCATTGGGTTGATTCAACG aaaggcaatttgggtcattacatttatgGTGGATGGTGGTCTGTTTGGTGGACGGGCTCTTACAGTATGGTACTCTCTAAGGCTGCTTTCTTCCACAAAAAGTATCTAAGTCTTTATACAAATGAAATGCCAGCTTCAATCAGAAATTATATAACTAAAAATAG GAACTGTGAGGATATTGCTATGTCTTTTCTTGTAGCAAATGCAACTGGTGCTCCCCCTATATGGGTGAAAG GCAAGATATTTGAAATTGGTTCAACAGGTATTAGTAGCTTGGGAGGTCACAGTGAAAAAAGGACCGAATGCGTTAATAGATTTGTTGCGGAGTTTGGACGAATGCCATTGGTATCTACGACAGTTAAGGCCGTTGACAGCCGCAAAATCTGGTTTTGGTGA